In Pseudovibrio brasiliensis, the following are encoded in one genomic region:
- a CDS encoding FUSC family protein produces MLLSDRAKDAIKVALAMVIAYAIALYMDWDRPYWAGLAVAFISLETSGQSFHKGLQRIGGTLLAAFMALTLLSLFPQQRWMFMIALSSYVFFCTYMMKSKHNPYFWTVAAFVTIIVAIDAAASDQPAFYTAVLRIQETALGVITYSMVSVILWPRTSAKTLIKTSKNLTSSGLALFQSTVDREFASNPHKYLQQQGEFSALQAKFTELSNIAELESYEVWEVSTQWKDAGRLWTQYERALEVWRQSFNEVDDLELEKRIPWLTRYEAEITRRLKTIIDLSKGKDIKPKPLFRDFHLKEIDISGLQYFQKAALSLYIHQLDEIERITYQLYEVNKVIFGENTSNQLDFHIKESTQPDVINMGQLKGALRAFLCLWVAYLSYIYFPNLPAGTVLIILAGVYSVTLSNNPYLRPADILIPGVLSSVFGAFIYIFIMPHLHSFWSLGTVIFLSVFSIAYLCHSPQLILGRMFGLANFVMMTNINNHQSYSFNFVADQLLVFLLVIAIYSAISVFTFNLRPELQYLSLLRRFFASTNFLLTEHQQEPHLEPTKLRQYIRRHHLNEVESIPHKMTGWIAGTSSRLDKHQLLRTVIILEALSIRLSVLINELKIAQSSKLYEALRKDIHSWSAQLKTDFAELVKDPTGTTIGDAVRQCALSMPEMETTIAKVFEERGKDGIDLEERLNIYRILGGIRSVCRALEDYENQSQRMDWTQLQEARF; encoded by the coding sequence ATGCTTCTCAGCGACAGAGCAAAGGACGCCATAAAAGTTGCACTGGCCATGGTGATTGCCTACGCCATCGCACTCTATATGGATTGGGACCGCCCTTACTGGGCGGGTCTTGCTGTCGCATTCATCTCGCTGGAAACTTCAGGCCAATCCTTCCACAAAGGCTTGCAACGCATTGGCGGCACATTACTCGCAGCATTCATGGCGCTCACCTTGCTCTCTCTGTTTCCGCAGCAACGCTGGATGTTCATGATCGCGCTTTCCAGTTATGTGTTCTTCTGCACTTACATGATGAAGTCCAAGCACAATCCTTATTTCTGGACCGTTGCAGCATTCGTTACCATTATCGTTGCCATTGATGCAGCTGCCAGCGATCAGCCTGCATTTTACACTGCAGTTCTGCGCATTCAGGAAACTGCTCTGGGCGTTATCACCTACAGCATGGTTTCAGTTATCCTGTGGCCCAGAACCTCAGCAAAAACCCTCATCAAAACCTCTAAGAACCTCACCAGCAGCGGCCTTGCCCTGTTTCAAAGCACAGTGGACCGGGAGTTCGCCAGCAACCCTCACAAGTACCTGCAACAACAAGGTGAGTTTTCAGCCCTGCAGGCAAAGTTTACAGAACTGTCAAACATCGCAGAACTTGAAAGTTATGAGGTCTGGGAGGTGAGCACACAATGGAAAGATGCAGGCAGGCTTTGGACACAGTATGAGCGAGCCTTGGAAGTCTGGCGACAAAGCTTCAACGAAGTTGATGATCTGGAACTGGAAAAGCGTATCCCTTGGCTAACCAGATATGAGGCAGAAATCACCAGGCGCCTCAAAACCATCATAGACCTCTCAAAAGGCAAAGACATCAAACCGAAGCCTCTCTTCAGGGACTTCCATCTCAAAGAGATCGACATTTCCGGGCTGCAATATTTCCAGAAAGCCGCCTTGTCCCTTTACATCCATCAGTTGGATGAGATCGAGCGCATCACCTATCAGCTTTATGAAGTTAACAAAGTCATCTTCGGCGAAAACACCAGCAACCAGCTGGATTTTCATATCAAGGAAAGCACTCAACCAGACGTGATCAACATGGGGCAACTGAAAGGTGCTCTGCGCGCCTTCCTCTGTCTGTGGGTAGCCTATCTCTCCTACATCTATTTCCCTAATCTCCCCGCAGGCACAGTGCTGATCATTCTTGCGGGCGTTTACAGTGTGACCTTGTCCAACAATCCATACTTAAGGCCTGCTGATATCCTCATTCCAGGTGTGCTGTCATCTGTCTTTGGCGCGTTCATCTACATATTCATCATGCCTCATTTGCACAGCTTCTGGTCGCTGGGAACCGTCATTTTTCTTTCAGTGTTCTCCATCGCCTATCTTTGTCACTCACCTCAACTCATTTTGGGCAGAATGTTCGGTCTGGCAAACTTCGTAATGATGACCAACATCAACAACCATCAAAGTTACAGTTTCAACTTCGTAGCAGATCAGCTTCTGGTCTTCCTCTTAGTCATAGCTATCTACTCAGCCATTTCCGTCTTCACCTTCAATCTGCGCCCCGAGTTGCAATACCTCAGTCTGCTGCGCCGCTTTTTCGCCAGCACCAATTTCCTCCTGACCGAGCATCAACAGGAACCGCATCTGGAACCAACAAAACTGCGCCAATACATCAGACGTCATCACCTCAATGAGGTCGAGAGCATCCCACACAAAATGACAGGTTGGATCGCAGGTACGTCCTCCAGACTCGACAAACACCAGCTGCTCAGAACAGTGATCATCTTGGAAGCACTTTCCATTCGCCTGTCGGTGCTCATCAACGAGCTCAAAATCGCCCAGAGTTCAAAGCTATATGAAGCACTCAGAAAAGACATTCACTCCTGGAGCGCCCAGCTGAAAACAGATTTTGCAGAACTGGTCAAAGACCCGACAGGCACAACAATCGGAGACGCCGTCAGACAGTGCGCCCTCAGCATGCCAGAAATGGAAACAACCATCGCCAAAGTGTTCGAAGAACGCGGCAAAGACGGCATTGATCTGGAAGAACGTTTAAACATCTATCGCATTCTTGGAGGTATTCGCAGTGTTTGTCGGGCATTAGAGGACTATGAGAACCAGTCCCAACGAATGGATTGGACTCAATTGCAAGAAGCCCGGTTTTAA
- a CDS encoding glycosyltransferase family 29 protein, whose protein sequence is MRYLLRINFLVFFNKASLDRILKKADEISPRRHTQELHVLHSIQRLGFDKPDHSFWQILIVCSGKDFLANGEQFLRSCEACSPGLRVVVGISDSDKKAQELLQNVSRQLYATTVYEFKFASEFHANSNEVALYSAASWLSGHSKHALLILNIEFTVVEDLTLLPAVLQNCDLGAHTIRIKESGHRIAYPQPLWLKHTSKTFRLLEFIKKHINSKAADPVSEVELIKKAILKESSKLKTGCIPEFYRDKSLRENSYILRRPLHLVKGDTKHLSELTQKIQLTRTPPKNIVLFPLQDIGTKQPLDDNSFQTRISRLSRPGRIGWRAMARLISQSAQSTNISARVLPVAQWEVTQELIDQLHFAEQIFIPHKTYKQLPVDNATFYMQEYLPEIFTCSATGWGPSASWSNSDAFTNFPIDPRLEGFKAELKAQKKTKAPQRNQKHQNLPEFDVLAVLQVPGDEALTLHAKCTLDNFIEDMAELAEKENLKVLLRKHPLDLTNFYENAQKIWQSEHLIFSNLGHIHDVLMKAKCVAVINSGVGIEAMLMGKPVLAFGQAIYDQAVSLVSEKGISTSYQRAISEKHSSRTKRYDQFLSWFLYHISFKLDEPFFDKLPVSNGSEHSKENPVYHYYQNEMKLTSLRAKKVDFKKSKSFGISFSDILENSQKPLKKAEKFIKKNYYHEAVNRSKGLFMPYFNTDALAGKRVCLVGNAGKLLENEAADFIDSHDIVIRMNLGCPYIVKKGMTLEPDCEKYIYGVFTDGRSSQAEDYIVLDSSAPMAVLNEYTAVPAIGIKSDIWSCSTADRARQLFFAPIFNTQNVAPHPSLHHLSSKFILDHKVQRLPKIYTQKLQKKLSAEPTSGIIWIEFLRQAKLSELSLVGFDFNQSRHIVRKGLSLLEATGRYRHNPQRERNYVINCVLPAHKNIRLY, encoded by the coding sequence ATGCGCTATCTCTTGCGCATAAACTTCCTCGTTTTCTTCAACAAAGCTTCTCTCGATAGAATTCTCAAGAAAGCAGATGAGATTTCCCCTCGGCGGCATACCCAGGAGTTACATGTGTTACACTCTATTCAACGCCTTGGTTTTGATAAACCAGATCACAGTTTCTGGCAGATTTTGATTGTTTGTAGCGGAAAAGATTTTCTTGCGAACGGTGAACAGTTCTTGCGTAGTTGCGAAGCATGCTCACCAGGTCTTCGTGTTGTGGTTGGAATTTCAGATAGTGACAAAAAAGCCCAAGAGCTTTTGCAAAACGTAAGCCGACAGCTTTATGCGACAACAGTTTACGAATTTAAGTTCGCTTCTGAGTTTCACGCCAACAGCAATGAAGTCGCTTTGTATAGCGCTGCAAGCTGGCTATCAGGGCATTCAAAACATGCTCTTCTGATTTTGAATATTGAGTTTACTGTTGTTGAAGATTTGACCCTTTTACCAGCGGTGTTACAAAATTGCGATTTGGGTGCACACACAATCCGGATCAAAGAGAGTGGGCACCGCATTGCTTACCCTCAGCCTCTTTGGCTGAAGCACACATCCAAAACCTTCCGACTTTTAGAGTTTATAAAAAAACACATCAACTCTAAAGCTGCAGACCCGGTTTCTGAAGTTGAGCTTATTAAAAAGGCAATTCTGAAAGAGAGCAGTAAACTCAAAACTGGATGTATCCCAGAATTCTACCGTGACAAAAGTCTCCGCGAGAACTCATATATTTTACGTCGCCCCCTTCATCTGGTCAAAGGTGACACGAAACACCTTTCCGAACTTACGCAAAAGATTCAGCTTACGAGAACTCCCCCTAAGAATATAGTATTGTTTCCATTGCAGGATATTGGAACAAAACAACCATTGGATGATAATAGCTTTCAAACTCGTATTTCACGCCTATCTCGTCCCGGTCGAATTGGCTGGCGCGCGATGGCTAGGCTGATATCGCAATCCGCACAATCTACTAATATCTCTGCGAGAGTTTTACCTGTTGCACAATGGGAAGTAACACAAGAGCTAATTGACCAACTTCATTTCGCTGAACAGATTTTTATTCCGCACAAAACCTATAAACAACTCCCAGTTGATAATGCCACATTCTATATGCAGGAATATTTGCCTGAGATTTTCACCTGCTCAGCAACGGGTTGGGGGCCTTCAGCAAGCTGGTCAAATTCTGATGCCTTTACAAATTTCCCGATTGATCCTCGACTAGAGGGGTTCAAGGCGGAGTTAAAGGCTCAAAAGAAAACCAAAGCACCTCAAAGAAATCAAAAACATCAAAATTTACCTGAGTTTGATGTTCTTGCTGTTCTGCAAGTTCCAGGAGACGAAGCATTAACATTGCACGCAAAGTGTACATTAGATAATTTTATCGAAGACATGGCGGAACTTGCAGAAAAAGAGAATCTCAAAGTCTTGCTTCGGAAACATCCTCTAGATCTTACAAACTTTTATGAGAACGCCCAGAAAATATGGCAAAGCGAACACTTAATATTTTCTAACTTAGGTCATATTCACGACGTGCTTATGAAGGCCAAATGCGTGGCCGTTATTAATAGCGGTGTCGGCATAGAAGCTATGTTGATGGGCAAGCCTGTACTTGCATTTGGCCAAGCGATCTATGATCAAGCCGTATCACTGGTATCGGAAAAAGGCATCTCAACGTCCTATCAACGTGCCATCTCCGAGAAGCATAGTTCACGTACCAAACGGTACGATCAGTTCTTGTCATGGTTCCTCTATCATATTAGCTTTAAGCTGGATGAACCATTTTTTGACAAGCTCCCTGTGAGTAATGGTTCAGAACATTCAAAAGAAAACCCAGTCTATCATTATTATCAAAATGAAATGAAACTCACCTCTCTGCGGGCTAAAAAAGTTGATTTCAAGAAATCCAAATCATTCGGCATCTCTTTTTCTGATATTCTCGAGAACTCTCAAAAACCTTTGAAGAAGGCAGAGAAATTCATCAAGAAAAACTACTACCATGAGGCCGTTAATCGCTCAAAAGGTCTGTTTATGCCGTATTTTAATACGGATGCACTGGCTGGTAAGCGAGTATGTCTCGTAGGAAATGCAGGGAAATTACTTGAAAATGAAGCTGCAGATTTTATTGATAGCCATGATATCGTTATCAGGATGAATCTTGGATGTCCTTATATCGTGAAAAAGGGCATGACGCTTGAGCCGGACTGTGAAAAGTATATTTATGGGGTATTTACAGATGGGCGCTCCAGTCAAGCAGAAGATTACATCGTATTGGACTCCAGCGCTCCGATGGCAGTTCTAAATGAGTACACTGCAGTCCCGGCGATTGGCATTAAGTCAGACATTTGGTCATGCTCAACAGCAGATCGCGCAAGGCAACTGTTCTTTGCACCAATTTTTAATACACAAAACGTTGCGCCTCATCCAAGCCTGCATCATTTATCCTCCAAGTTCATTTTGGATCACAAGGTGCAACGCCTGCCTAAGATTTATACGCAAAAGCTACAGAAGAAACTTTCTGCAGAACCAACATCGGGTATCATTTGGATTGAGTTTTTACGCCAGGCAAAGCTTTCTGAGCTTTCTCTGGTTGGCTTTGACTTCAATCAGTCTCGACACATTGTTCGGAAAGGATTGAGCTTGTTAGAGGCAACCGGAAGGTATCGCCACAATCCTCAAAGAGAACGAAATTACGTCATCAACTGTGTTTTGCCAGCACATAAGAACATACGCCTCTACTAA
- a CDS encoding LysR family transcriptional regulator, protein MDRPNIPLNALRAFEVAARQGSFTRAAIELRVTQAAVSHQLIALEELLGTTLFLRTPKGLVLTDEGTALHPVLTQSFDRIGSVLDRFLDGRYQETLNLGVVTTFATGYLIERLPDFQAKHPGVNLRLFTNNNRVDIAKEGLDIAIRFGEGLWPGLHAAPLLTTPLTPLCSPEVAQALKIPQDLADHPLFRSYRSDEWELWFQQAAAPCPKIEGPVFDSSVAMADMVEAGLGIALLPYHMFARRLATGRLIRPFPTEITTGKYWFTHLKSKPTTPALTLFKNWLLAQEQVPST, encoded by the coding sequence ATGGACAGACCCAACATTCCCCTCAACGCCCTGCGCGCCTTCGAGGTCGCCGCCCGGCAGGGCAGCTTCACCCGCGCTGCCATTGAGCTGCGCGTTACACAAGCCGCTGTCAGCCACCAGCTCATTGCCTTGGAAGAACTGCTCGGCACAACGCTGTTCCTGCGTACCCCAAAGGGCCTTGTGCTGACAGACGAAGGCACCGCCCTGCATCCGGTCCTCACCCAAAGCTTCGACAGGATCGGCAGCGTACTCGATCGTTTCCTCGATGGTCGCTATCAGGAAACACTCAACCTTGGCGTCGTTACTACATTCGCCACCGGTTACCTGATTGAACGTTTGCCGGATTTTCAGGCAAAACACCCCGGCGTGAACCTGCGCCTCTTCACCAACAACAACCGCGTTGATATCGCCAAGGAAGGTCTCGACATTGCCATCCGGTTTGGAGAAGGCCTATGGCCGGGCTTGCATGCTGCCCCCTTACTCACTACACCGCTGACCCCGCTCTGCTCCCCCGAAGTCGCACAGGCCCTCAAAATCCCACAGGATCTGGCGGACCACCCCTTATTCAGATCCTACCGCTCTGATGAGTGGGAACTCTGGTTCCAGCAAGCAGCAGCCCCGTGCCCAAAAATTGAAGGCCCCGTCTTTGACTCATCCGTTGCTATGGCAGATATGGTCGAGGCTGGTCTCGGCATCGCTTTGCTGCCCTACCACATGTTCGCACGGCGACTGGCAACCGGACGGCTCATCAGACCATTCCCCACTGAAATCACAACCGGCAAATACTGGTTCACTCACCTCAAATCCAAACCAACTACCCCAGCCCTTACTCTCTTCAAAAACTGGCTACTCGCTCAGGAACAAGTTCCCTCTACCTAG
- a CDS encoding FkbM family methyltransferase yields MSDFDLKEASYREPSATENHNQEIARLNKRLTQLEKRITIIEGKKARPIEKPEMSKAAQEMVETLFSRLSPMDVVGCNLTRIGRAFDGGYIMAPLRPDEKVAYSLGINRDVSWDLEMARNGCKVYQYDHTIDGLPHNHEGFNYFKKGITTSHQTNQQMTCLRHELVKNGHKNTNDILLKMDIEGDEWGVFADLEINELQKFSQILVEFHDLHKVYKLFWYRTALEGLNKLFKTHQAVHVHGNNNTSLRIIGGYAVPPVLEVTFLRRDLFQFSPCTRTFPNELDQPNNPSFAEHQLGSFQFTKPN; encoded by the coding sequence ATGTCAGATTTTGATCTTAAAGAGGCTTCGTATAGAGAGCCATCTGCAACAGAAAATCACAATCAAGAAATCGCTCGTCTCAACAAACGCCTTACGCAACTTGAAAAGAGAATAACTATCATTGAAGGCAAAAAAGCTCGACCAATCGAAAAACCTGAAATGTCAAAAGCTGCTCAGGAGATGGTGGAGACTCTTTTTTCTCGTTTGAGTCCAATGGATGTAGTTGGCTGTAATCTTACCCGTATAGGACGTGCATTTGACGGGGGCTATATCATGGCTCCGCTAAGGCCTGATGAGAAAGTTGCCTATTCTTTGGGTATTAATCGCGACGTTTCTTGGGATTTAGAAATGGCTCGCAATGGCTGTAAAGTTTATCAGTACGATCACACAATCGATGGCCTGCCCCACAATCACGAAGGCTTTAATTATTTTAAAAAAGGCATCACAACCTCACACCAAACCAATCAGCAGATGACATGTCTTAGGCATGAACTTGTCAAAAATGGGCATAAAAACACAAATGATATCTTATTAAAGATGGATATTGAAGGAGATGAGTGGGGAGTTTTTGCAGATCTCGAGATAAATGAACTGCAGAAATTTTCTCAAATACTTGTCGAGTTTCATGATCTGCACAAAGTTTATAAGCTGTTCTGGTACCGCACAGCTTTAGAAGGACTGAATAAGCTTTTTAAAACCCACCAGGCTGTACACGTCCATGGCAATAATAACACATCACTGCGTATTATAGGTGGCTATGCGGTTCCACCTGTTCTGGAAGTTACGTTCTTACGCCGTGATCTATTTCAATTCTCCCCGTGCACGCGGACCTTTCCAAATGAACTGGACCAACCCAACAATCCAAGTTTTGCAGAACACCAACTCGGCAGCTTCCAGTTCACCAAACCGAACTAA
- a CDS encoding alkaline phosphatase family protein, giving the protein MQNKRNVLFIIIDQLRADCVLGDLADHVDLPNLRAFMEDSVTFTRHFSVTNPCGPSRASLLTGQYAMNHRSVRNGTPLRHDTPNIATEMRKAGYLPMLFGYTDTSQDPRAFHPNDPAVRTYEYPMNGFHEMMEMRLEMSFPWQSHLMNRGYTFDNYWDVYKPVSPDGQPPHLNDPALYAAEDSDTAFLTNAFLEMMPAYRQQSWFAHLTYIRPHPPLVAPAPYNTMYDPQSLPLPTRLEQPDDEQALHPFFTPTMQNSSAASFVEGFPDLEPTDENIRTLRAVYLGLATEVDHHVGRVVQFLKDTGQYDNTMVVITADHGEMLGDRHSWGKMTVYDAAYHTPLIIRMPDGERGTQVTKVTESIDIMPTILEWVGQDLPSSVDGKSLLPFLKGKTPEDWRTFSMSELDFADPLEPTLWQQQLGTKLDNSCLSILRDDRFTLVEFAADLPPMLFVAEGNGEMENLADKPEHAPTLARMTRELLRHRMKNMDKTLSNWMITPEGPKH; this is encoded by the coding sequence ATGCAGAACAAGCGCAACGTGCTTTTCATCATCATCGACCAGCTGCGCGCAGACTGCGTCCTTGGGGATCTGGCAGATCATGTGGACCTGCCAAACCTGCGGGCATTCATGGAAGACAGCGTCACGTTCACCCGGCACTTCTCTGTCACCAACCCCTGCGGCCCATCCAGAGCATCCCTGCTCACCGGCCAATACGCCATGAACCACCGCTCCGTACGCAATGGCACGCCTCTGCGCCACGACACACCAAACATCGCAACAGAAATGCGCAAGGCAGGCTATCTGCCCATGCTGTTTGGTTACACCGACACTTCTCAGGATCCCCGGGCTTTCCACCCCAATGATCCGGCGGTCAGAACCTACGAATACCCGATGAACGGCTTCCACGAGATGATGGAGATGCGACTGGAGATGTCGTTCCCATGGCAGTCCCATCTCATGAACCGAGGCTACACCTTTGATAATTATTGGGACGTCTACAAACCTGTCTCACCCGATGGCCAACCACCGCACCTGAACGATCCTGCACTCTATGCCGCTGAGGACAGTGACACTGCGTTCCTCACCAATGCGTTCCTGGAGATGATGCCAGCTTATCGTCAGCAAAGCTGGTTCGCGCATCTGACCTACATCCGCCCGCATCCACCACTCGTTGCCCCTGCCCCGTACAATACCATGTACGACCCACAGTCTCTGCCGCTGCCTACGCGCCTGGAGCAACCGGATGATGAACAGGCCCTCCACCCGTTCTTCACTCCCACCATGCAAAACAGCAGCGCGGCCAGCTTCGTTGAGGGCTTTCCTGATCTGGAGCCAACCGACGAGAACATCCGCACCCTGCGCGCCGTCTATCTGGGGCTCGCCACAGAAGTGGATCACCATGTAGGCCGTGTAGTTCAGTTCCTCAAAGACACCGGACAGTACGACAACACCATGGTGGTAATCACCGCAGACCATGGCGAGATGCTGGGCGACAGGCACAGCTGGGGGAAGATGACCGTTTATGATGCGGCCTACCACACCCCGCTCATCATCCGCATGCCAGACGGTGAACGCGGAACGCAGGTCACCAAAGTCACCGAGTCCATCGATATTATGCCAACCATTCTGGAATGGGTCGGACAGGACTTGCCAAGCTCAGTGGATGGCAAATCTCTGCTGCCATTCCTGAAAGGGAAAACGCCTGAAGACTGGCGCACATTCTCCATGTCAGAACTGGACTTCGCTGATCCTCTGGAACCAACCCTATGGCAGCAGCAACTGGGAACCAAGCTGGACAACTCCTGCCTGAGCATCCTGCGCGATGACCGCTTCACGCTGGTCGAGTTCGCAGCTGACTTGCCGCCCATGCTGTTCGTTGCAGAAGGCAACGGAGAGATGGAAAACCTAGCCGATAAACCGGAGCATGCTCCAACACTGGCCCGAATGACCCGCGAACTCCTGCGTCACCGCATGAAGAATATGGACAAAACCCTCTCCAACTGGATGATCACCCCAGAAGGCCCAAAACACTGA
- the blaPSV gene encoding PSV family class A beta-lactamase — translation MWRCFDRIAVPFKRVSFALVVACSVPAVGAAGELLDTVNRLEQEVGGRIGVVLQHTGSDWAIETRADERFPMASTFKALLCGAVLARVDRGEERLGEVVAYSKAELVSYSPVTKKHVAEGMRVGELCEATVTMSDNTAANLLLKRVDGPKGLTRFLRGLGDRVTRLDRREPEMNEAKPGDARDTTSPRAVVQTLDRLLFEEVLQPSSRAQLQQWMVDDKVADALIRKHLPAGWRIADKSGGGYNGSRGIIAVIWSETGEAYLTAVYMTGSNADFKKRNAVIAEIGKAIIEEIQQR, via the coding sequence ATGTGGCGTTGTTTTGACCGTATAGCTGTGCCTTTTAAGCGTGTTTCTTTTGCATTGGTTGTTGCCTGTAGTGTGCCTGCTGTCGGTGCTGCCGGAGAGCTTCTGGACACAGTCAACCGCTTGGAACAGGAAGTGGGAGGCCGGATTGGCGTGGTGTTGCAGCACACCGGATCTGATTGGGCTATTGAGACCCGGGCTGATGAGCGCTTTCCTATGGCCAGCACGTTCAAGGCTTTGCTGTGCGGGGCTGTTCTGGCGCGGGTGGATCGCGGCGAAGAGCGGCTAGGAGAGGTTGTTGCCTACTCAAAAGCGGAGCTGGTTTCTTACTCACCCGTCACAAAGAAGCATGTGGCTGAGGGAATGCGTGTTGGGGAGCTTTGTGAAGCGACAGTTACGATGAGCGATAACACAGCTGCCAATCTTCTGCTGAAGCGTGTTGATGGACCCAAAGGGCTGACGAGGTTTTTACGTGGGCTGGGAGACCGTGTGACACGGCTGGATCGGCGGGAGCCGGAAATGAACGAGGCGAAACCCGGCGATGCGCGTGATACCACCTCGCCAAGGGCTGTGGTTCAGACGCTAGATAGGTTGTTGTTTGAGGAAGTGTTGCAGCCGTCCTCTCGTGCGCAGTTGCAGCAATGGATGGTGGATGACAAGGTGGCAGATGCTTTGATCCGCAAACATCTGCCTGCTGGCTGGCGCATCGCAGATAAGTCTGGTGGGGGCTACAACGGCTCTCGCGGGATCATCGCCGTTATCTGGTCGGAGACCGGTGAAGCTTATCTCACGGCTGTGTACATGACGGGCAGCAATGCGGACTTCAAAAAGCGCAATGCTGTGATCGCTGAAATCGGGAAGGCGATCATTGAGGAGATCCAGCAGCGCTAA
- a CDS encoding DUF1656 domain-containing protein codes for MNGFPSEWTIGTVYLPPLLVAAALGLLLSWLTARVMNRYRLSRFLLYPPGVFVALAIIYTVILGSWVIPI; via the coding sequence ATGAATGGTTTTCCAAGCGAATGGACCATCGGTACAGTGTACCTCCCACCTCTTTTGGTTGCTGCTGCTCTTGGCTTGCTTCTCAGCTGGCTCACAGCCCGAGTGATGAACAGATATCGCCTCTCCAGATTTCTGCTTTATCCTCCCGGCGTCTTCGTTGCTCTGGCCATCATTTACACTGTCATTCTTGGGAGCTGGGTTATTCCGATATGA
- a CDS encoding HlyD family secretion protein: MKTLKPIHKLAITGTIIGVAILAFAFKYYQYLQNPWTRDGQVRANVIQIATRVSGPIVELPIIDNQKVDAGELLFIIDPSTFQATYEQKKADLDQIVDQLNALEKEREAAEANVAQYRSNVEQASSELRSSIATLKNIKGNLDRNAKLLKDGYVTQRTYDQIEKSYIVALADTEQAQSGLAQAGAALREAQASLAKVVASLGAKGEDNAQLRSAMAALQTAELDLGFTQVAAPVSGYVTNLNLRLGSQTVENQPALALVDSSSFWIDAYFPETKISRIEMGDKVIMTLMAYPDQVVHGEVESIGWGISQSDGSTGSDLLPNINPTFEWIRLAQRIPVRVKITDLPQNILLRVGTTVSVLVLTDTATETTSLDAPPAPLVFQ, encoded by the coding sequence ATGAAAACACTCAAACCCATCCATAAACTTGCAATCACTGGCACAATTATCGGTGTGGCTATTTTGGCCTTCGCCTTCAAGTATTACCAATACCTGCAAAACCCATGGACCCGCGACGGCCAGGTCCGCGCCAACGTCATCCAGATCGCCACCCGCGTCTCTGGCCCCATCGTGGAACTGCCCATTATCGACAACCAGAAGGTCGATGCAGGTGAGCTGCTCTTCATTATTGATCCAAGCACGTTTCAGGCCACCTACGAACAAAAGAAAGCAGATCTGGACCAAATTGTTGATCAGCTCAATGCGCTGGAAAAAGAGCGGGAAGCCGCTGAAGCCAATGTGGCCCAGTACCGCTCCAACGTAGAACAAGCCAGCTCTGAGCTGCGCTCTTCCATCGCCACCCTCAAAAATATCAAGGGTAATCTGGACAGAAATGCCAAACTTCTGAAAGACGGTTACGTCACCCAGCGCACCTATGATCAGATTGAAAAGAGCTATATTGTTGCGCTGGCAGATACCGAACAAGCCCAATCCGGTCTGGCACAGGCTGGAGCCGCTCTTCGAGAAGCGCAGGCAAGCCTTGCTAAAGTCGTGGCTAGTCTGGGCGCTAAGGGAGAAGACAACGCCCAACTCCGCTCCGCAATGGCTGCCCTTCAAACCGCTGAACTGGATCTGGGTTTCACGCAGGTCGCAGCTCCCGTCTCTGGTTACGTCACCAATCTCAACCTGCGTCTGGGCAGTCAGACAGTAGAGAACCAACCCGCCCTGGCCCTCGTGGACTCCTCAAGCTTCTGGATTGATGCCTATTTCCCCGAAACCAAGATCAGCCGGATTGAGATGGGCGATAAAGTCATCATGACCCTCATGGCCTATCCCGATCAGGTGGTCCACGGAGAAGTGGAAAGCATCGGCTGGGGCATCTCCCAATCTGACGGCAGCACCGGCTCCGACCTCCTGCCCAACATCAACCCAACCTTCGAATGGATCCGCCTCGCCCAACGCATTCCAGTCCGCGTAAAAATCACAGACCTCCCCCAAAACATCCTCCTCCGCGTCGGCACCACAGTCTCCGTCCTGGTCCTAACCGACACCGCCACAGAAACCACGAGTTTGGATGCTCCACCAGCTCCGCTGGTGTTTCAGTAA